The Brassica napus cultivar Da-Ae chromosome C7, Da-Ae, whole genome shotgun sequence genome has a segment encoding these proteins:
- the LOC106420887 gene encoding putative defensin-like protein 234: MRSASIFLVSCILMFFIMNNVKDVEAGLTPMDNQCGRKDIFVGGCGPDGNKTCINDFVKKGGEGNRPSSCECDDFGEEHLCRCNFSC, translated from the exons ATGAGATCTGCtagtatttttttggtttcttgtaTTCTCATGTTTTTCATCATGAACAATGTCAAAG acGTGGAAGCTGGATTGACTCCAATGGATAACCAATGCGGCCGGAAGGATATATTTGTCGGGGGATGCGGTCCCGACGGAAACAAAACGTGCATAAACGACTTTGTTAAGAAAGGAGGTGAAGGGAATAGGCCTTCTAGTTGCGAGTGTGATGACTTCGGCGAAGAACATTTATGCCGATGTAATTTCTCTTGCTAG
- the LOC106420965 gene encoding putative defensin-like protein 234: protein MRSASIFLVSCILIFFIMNNVKDVEAGLTPMDNQCGRKDIFVGGCGPDGNKTCINDFVKKGGEGNRPSSCECDDFGEEHLCRCNFSC, encoded by the exons ATGAGATCTGCCAGTATTTTTCTGGTTTCTTGTATTCTCATTTTCTTCATCATGAACAATGTCAAAG ACGTGGAAGCTGGATTGACTCCAATGGATAACCAATGCGGCCGGAAGGATATATTTGTCGGGGGATGCGGTCCCGACGGAAACAAAACGTGCATAAACGACTTTGTTAAGAAAGGAGGTGAAGGGAATAGGCCTTCTAGTTGCGAGTGTGATGACTTCGGCGAAGAACATTTATGCCGATGTAATTTCTCTTGCTAG
- the LOC125590059 gene encoding putative defensin-like protein 234, translating to MRSASIFLVSCIIMFFIMNNVKDVEAGLTPMDNQCGRKDIFVGGCGPDGNKTCINDFVKKGGEGNRPSSCECDDFGEEHLCRCNFSC from the exons ATGAGATCTGCtagtatttttttggtttcttgtaTTATCATGTTCTTCATCATGAACAATGTCAAAG ACGTGGAAGCTGGATTGACTCCAATGGATAACCAATGCGGCCGGAAGGATATATTTGTCGGGGGATGCGGTCCTGACGGAAACAAAACGTGCATAAACGACTTTGTTAAGAAAGGAGGTGAAGGGAATAGGCCTTCTAGTTGCGAGTGTGATGACTTCGGCGAAGAACATTTATGCCGATGTAATTTTTCTTGCTAG
- the LOC106420831 gene encoding chromatin remodeling protein EBS-like, whose translation MAKTRPGVPSKIKPGRKELDSYTIKGTNKVVRAGDCVLMRPSDAGKPPYVARVEKIEADARNNVKVHCRWYYRPEESLGGRRQFHGAKELFLSDHFDVQSAHTIEGKCIVHTFKNYTRLENVGAEDYYCRFEYKAATGAFTPDRVAVYCKCEMPYNPDDLMVQCEGCKDWYHPACVGMTIEEAKKLDHFVCAECSSDDDVKKSQNGFAASPADDVKVETKRRKR comes from the exons ATGGCGAAAACTCGACCAGGAGTCCCGTCGAAAATCAAACCTGGGAGGAAGGAGCTTGACTCTTACACCATCAAAGGCACCAACAAAGTCGTCAGAG CTGGAGATTGTGTGTTGATGCGTCCCTCAGATGCTGGTAAGCCACCGTACGTGGCCCGTGTTGAGAAGATCGAAGCGGACGCTAGGAACAACGTGAAGGTGCACTGTCGGTGGTATTACCGCCCTGAGGAGTCCCTTGGCGGCAGGAGACAGTTCCATGGAGCCAAAGAGCTTTTCTTGTCTGACCATTTTGATGTTCAGAGCGCGCACACCATTGAAGGGAAATGCATTGTTCACACCTTCAAAAACTACACGAGGCTTGAGAACGTTGGCGCTGAGGATTATTATTGTAGATTCGAGTACAAGGCTGCTACTGGTGCATTCACCCCTGACCGAGTTGCTGT GTATTGCAAATGTGAAATGCCTTATAATCCAGACGATCTCATGGTGCAATGTGAAGGTTGCAAAGACTG GTATCATCCTGCGTGTGTGGGAATGACGATTGAAGAAGCAAAGAAGCTTGATCACTTTGTGTGTGCTGAATGCAGTTCTGATGACGATGTCAAGAAATCGCAGAACGGGTTTGCTGCGTCTCCAGCTGATGATGTCAAG GTGGAAACAAAGCGCAGAAAAAGATAA